From one Rubrobacter xylanophilus genomic stretch:
- a CDS encoding formate--tetrahydrofolate ligase — MGSGSVPSNIEIARGAKLLPIGEVARSMGIEREELIEPYGEGVGKIKLEAMEELGGRPRARYVLVSAITPTPLGEGKTTTTVGLGQAFSHIGRRATIAIRQASMGPAFGIKGGAAGGGYSQVVPMERLNLHLTGDLHAVTEAHNMLSAMLDNHLYQGNSLGIDPHSISWRRVMDVNDRSLRNIVIGLGGRVDGIPRQSGFDITAASEVMAILALCTSLEDLRERLGRIVVGVDKEGRPVSAEDLKAAGAMAVILKEAVKPNLMQTLEGTPALVHAGPFGNIATGNSSVVADLIGIHCGDYLITEAGFGADMGAERFFNIKCRISGLKPDAAVVVSTVRALKAHSGRYQIKAGAPLPEELLKENPEDVLLGAENLKKQLENIKLHGVPAVVAINAFPTDHPSEHRAIEEVAREAGARAAVCHHFLKGGKGAVELAEALEETIEEEERSREGSTSSFRFLYPLDAPLKQKIETIATEVYGAQGVEYDQEAARQLEEYEKAGFGRLPVCIAKTHLSISSDPALKGAPRGWKLPVREVRASVGAGFIYPICGQMRTMPGLSAHPAAEGIDLDEAGNVVGLF, encoded by the coding sequence ATGGGGAGCGGGAGCGTACCGTCCAACATAGAGATAGCGCGGGGGGCGAAGCTGTTGCCCATAGGAGAGGTTGCACGCTCTATGGGCATAGAGCGCGAGGAGCTCATAGAGCCCTATGGGGAGGGAGTTGGGAAGATAAAGCTTGAGGCCATGGAGGAGCTTGGGGGAAGACCCCGGGCGCGCTACGTGCTGGTCTCGGCGATAACCCCGACGCCTCTTGGGGAGGGCAAGACCACGACCACCGTTGGTTTGGGGCAGGCCTTCTCGCACATCGGCAGGAGGGCGACCATAGCCATAAGGCAGGCTTCGATGGGGCCGGCCTTTGGGATAAAGGGTGGGGCTGCTGGTGGGGGCTACAGCCAGGTTGTACCGATGGAGCGGCTCAATCTGCACCTCACCGGGGATCTGCACGCCGTCACCGAGGCGCACAACATGCTCTCTGCGATGCTGGACAACCACCTCTACCAGGGCAACTCCTTGGGTATAGACCCCCACTCGATCAGCTGGCGGCGGGTGATGGACGTAAACGACCGCTCTTTGAGGAACATCGTCATAGGGCTTGGGGGGAGGGTGGACGGCATTCCGCGCCAGTCGGGCTTTGACATAACGGCGGCCTCTGAGGTGATGGCGATCCTTGCCCTTTGCACCTCGCTTGAGGACTTAAGAGAGCGCCTTGGGCGCATAGTGGTGGGGGTGGACAAAGAAGGCAGGCCCGTTAGCGCGGAGGATCTGAAAGCTGCGGGAGCGATGGCGGTGATTCTCAAGGAGGCCGTAAAGCCCAACCTCATGCAGACCCTTGAGGGGACCCCTGCCCTTGTGCACGCAGGTCCCTTTGGGAACATAGCCACCGGCAACTCCTCTGTGGTTGCCGACCTCATAGGCATCCACTGCGGCGACTACCTCATAACCGAGGCGGGCTTTGGGGCGGACATGGGAGCCGAGCGCTTCTTCAACATAAAGTGCCGCATCTCGGGGCTGAAGCCCGATGCTGCCGTAGTGGTCAGTACGGTACGGGCGCTGAAGGCCCACTCCGGGCGCTACCAGATAAAGGCTGGCGCGCCCCTTCCCGAAGAGCTCTTAAAAGAGAACCCCGAGGACGTTCTTTTGGGGGCAGAGAACCTCAAAAAGCAGCTGGAGAACATAAAGCTGCACGGGGTACCGGCCGTTGTGGCCATAAACGCCTTCCCCACCGACCACCCCTCGGAGCACAGAGCCATAGAAGAGGTGGCACGAGAGGCAGGAGCGAGAGCCGCTGTTTGCCACCACTTCCTCAAAGGGGGCAAAGGGGCCGTGGAGCTCGCTGAAGCGCTGGAGGAGACCATAGAAGAAGAAGAGAGGAGCAGGGAGGGAAGTACTTCCTCCTTCCGCTTTCTCTACCCGCTTGATGCGCCCTTAAAGCAGAAGATAGAGACCATAGCCACAGAAGTCTATGGGGCCCAAGGGGTGGAGTACGACCAGGAGGCGGCCAGGCAGCTTGAAGAGTACGAGAAGGCGGGCTTTGGGAGGCTACCCGTGTGCATAGCCAAGACCCACCTCTCCATCTCCTCCGATCCGGCGCTCAAGGGGGCGCCCAGAGGGTGGAAGCTACCGGTGAGGGAGGTGAGGGCCTCTGTTGGGGCGGGGTTCATCTACCCCATCTGCGGGCAGATGCGCACCATGCCGGGGCTTTCGGCCCATCCTGCGGCTGAGGGCATAGACCTTGACGAGGCGGGCAACGTCGTGGGGCTCTTTTGA
- a CDS encoding aminomethyltransferase family protein, translating into MPERRTPLYDFHLRAARGMVRGGGDYMFPTSYTSAVEEHLGVRRNVGMQDLSSMGEIDVKGPGAERLLRRLLVNEVLDMQPGQLRYSTMCNEAGGIVDDVTVYKFGEEHFMVVASSGPRLKTYRWIRDHAAGSSAYVTDMTAGVALISVQGPRSRGFLRTLVEGADLDGLRFFRFCSCRIGEVEILLSRSGYTGELGYELYVPADQARPLWDLLLERGREFELKPYGVEAMQSLRIEKALPLYGPDISEEQTPFHVGLERWVRFDKPEFIGREALLRVQERGLERRWVGLVLESEVPASPGDGLYSIADVATFREIIETGAEAGEYEDALLPGDRRVGEVTSSAYGPSVKKMLALGYVDTAHAWPGSNLLVEIGGRPTPARVVSTPFFDPENARVRSTPLEDEGRTAEQALHEAETRRNLPLRQSVDGGGAGS; encoded by the coding sequence ATGCCCGAGAGAAGGACGCCGCTGTATGACTTCCACCTGCGCGCTGCGCGCGGGATGGTGCGGGGCGGCGGCGACTACATGTTCCCCACCTCCTACACCTCTGCGGTAGAGGAGCATCTGGGCGTACGTCGCAACGTGGGGATGCAGGATCTCTCGAGCATGGGGGAGATCGACGTGAAGGGCCCTGGTGCCGAGCGGCTGCTGCGGCGGCTTCTGGTCAACGAGGTTCTGGACATGCAGCCGGGGCAGCTGAGGTACTCCACCATGTGCAACGAGGCGGGCGGCATCGTGGACGACGTTACCGTCTACAAGTTCGGCGAGGAGCACTTCATGGTGGTCGCCAGCAGCGGTCCGCGCCTGAAGACCTACCGGTGGATCCGGGATCACGCTGCGGGCTCTAGCGCCTACGTGACGGACATGACGGCGGGCGTAGCCCTGATCTCCGTGCAGGGACCGCGTTCGCGCGGCTTTCTGCGGACGCTCGTCGAGGGGGCGGACCTCGATGGGCTGCGCTTTTTCCGGTTCTGCTCCTGCCGGATCGGGGAGGTGGAGATCCTGCTCTCCCGCTCCGGGTACACCGGGGAGCTTGGCTACGAGCTGTACGTTCCGGCAGACCAGGCGCGGCCGCTGTGGGATCTATTGCTGGAGCGGGGGAGGGAGTTCGAGCTCAAGCCCTACGGGGTGGAGGCGATGCAGTCTCTGAGGATCGAGAAGGCGTTGCCGCTCTACGGGCCGGACATAAGCGAGGAGCAGACCCCCTTCCACGTGGGGCTTGAGCGGTGGGTGCGCTTCGACAAACCCGAGTTCATCGGGCGCGAGGCGCTGCTCAGAGTACAGGAGCGGGGGCTTGAGAGGCGCTGGGTCGGGCTGGTGCTCGAGAGCGAGGTGCCCGCCTCGCCCGGGGACGGGCTCTACAGCATCGCCGACGTGGCCACCTTCCGGGAGATCATAGAGACCGGGGCCGAGGCCGGCGAGTACGAGGACGCCCTTCTGCCCGGCGACCGGAGGGTGGGGGAGGTGACCTCCAGCGCCTACGGTCCCTCGGTAAAGAAGATGCTCGCCCTCGGCTACGTGGACACCGCCCATGCCTGGCCGGGCAGCAACCTCCTCGTCGAGATCGGGGGCCGGCCGACTCCCGCCCGGGTGGTGAGTACTCCCTTCTTCGACCCGGAGAACGCCCGGGTGCGCAGCACGCCGCTGGAGGACGAAGGGCGCACTGCCGAGCAGGCGCTGCACGAGGCCGAGACCCGCAGGAACCTCCCGCTGCGGCAGAGCGTCGACGGCGGGGGAGCCGGCTCGTGA
- the solA gene encoding N-methyl-L-tryptophan oxidase, with protein MSVSYTGRYDAIVVGVGTMGSATAYYLARRGKRVLGLEQFGIPHNMGSYHGHTRIIRLAYYEHPSYVLLLRRAYELWRELEREAGEKLLYITGSIDAGPEDSWVFRGSWESCKLHDLPHEVLTGAELHRRYPGYHLPKEHLALLQPEGGFLKPERCVVAYVMAAQREGAEIHGHEKVLEWEPLGGGGVRVRTSRGTYEAEKLIITAGAWDGQLVDVLEGLAVPERQVLAWLQPTRPERFRPESFPVFNVLVEEGRFYGFPVFGVPGFKFGKYFHLNESGEADEIDREPHDYDERLLREFAERYFPEGCGPTMSLAVCMFTNTPDHHFIIDAHPEHEQVYIASPCSGHGFKFASVIGEIMADLAETGTTRHDISLFGLERFRGRSLGRPVAGRAGENGARDGRPAAFRRFREMRPFW; from the coding sequence GTGAGCGTGAGCTACACCGGGCGCTATGATGCGATCGTGGTGGGGGTTGGCACGATGGGGAGCGCCACCGCCTACTACCTGGCAAGGAGGGGCAAGCGGGTCTTGGGGCTCGAGCAGTTTGGCATCCCCCACAACATGGGCTCCTACCACGGGCACACCAGGATCATCCGCCTCGCCTACTACGAGCACCCCTCCTACGTGCTGCTGCTCAGGCGGGCCTACGAGCTGTGGCGCGAGCTCGAGCGGGAGGCGGGTGAGAAGCTTTTGTACATCACCGGCTCCATAGACGCGGGACCCGAGGATTCGTGGGTGTTCCGGGGCTCGTGGGAATCCTGCAAGCTGCACGATCTGCCCCACGAGGTGCTCACCGGCGCGGAGCTCCACAGGCGCTATCCCGGCTACCACCTGCCCAAGGAGCACCTGGCCCTGTTGCAGCCGGAGGGAGGCTTTCTAAAGCCCGAGCGGTGCGTGGTCGCCTACGTGATGGCCGCGCAGAGGGAGGGGGCCGAGATCCACGGCCACGAGAAAGTACTAGAGTGGGAGCCGCTCGGAGGTGGAGGGGTTAGGGTGCGCACCAGCAGGGGCACCTACGAAGCGGAGAAGCTCATCATCACCGCCGGGGCTTGGGATGGGCAGCTGGTGGACGTCCTCGAGGGGCTTGCGGTGCCCGAGCGGCAGGTTCTGGCGTGGCTGCAGCCCACCCGCCCCGAGCGATTCCGGCCGGAGAGCTTTCCCGTGTTCAACGTGCTGGTTGAGGAGGGACGCTTCTACGGTTTTCCCGTCTTCGGGGTTCCGGGCTTCAAGTTCGGCAAGTACTTCCACCTCAACGAAAGCGGGGAGGCCGACGAGATAGACCGGGAGCCGCACGACTACGACGAGCGGCTTCTCAGGGAGTTCGCAGAGCGGTACTTCCCGGAGGGCTGCGGGCCCACGATGAGCCTGGCGGTGTGCATGTTCACCAACACCCCCGACCACCACTTCATCATCGACGCGCATCCGGAGCACGAGCAGGTCTACATAGCCTCGCCGTGCTCGGGGCACGGGTTCAAGTTCGCCAGCGTCATAGGGGAGATCATGGCCGACCTCGCCGAGACGGGCACCACCCGCCACGACATAAGCCTCTTCGGATTGGAGCGCTTTCGGGGGCGCTCTCTCGGGCGGCCTGTCGCCGGGCGAGCCGGGGAGAACGGCGCCCGCGACGGCCGACCCGCGGCGTTCCGTCGCTTCAGGGAGATGAGGCCCTTCTGGTAG
- a CDS encoding IclR family transcriptional regulator, with amino-acid sequence MDALNRRSGSVQSVDRAITVLELLARNGWSGVTEVANKLGIHKSTAYRLLTTLRDRGLVEQDAATEKYRLGFGLVLLAQSVTADLDILGCARPVCEHLSERTGETVTVAVLEGDEAVVVHQQISDASALSVDWTGRATPLHATAAGKIFLLHMPEEQRRRLLKGPLPRYTENTIVEPKRLLEHVQEIQETGYACTIEELEEGLNAVGAPIYASGGAVAGAVTISGPAFRMPRESVPKLGELVKEAAAEISRCLGFKG; translated from the coding sequence ATGGATGCTTTGAACCGCAGGAGCGGCTCCGTACAGTCCGTGGACCGGGCCATAACGGTGCTGGAGCTTCTGGCACGCAACGGCTGGTCGGGGGTGACGGAGGTCGCGAACAAGCTTGGCATACACAAGTCCACCGCCTACCGGCTCCTGACGACGCTGAGGGACCGGGGGCTCGTCGAGCAGGACGCTGCGACGGAGAAGTACCGGCTCGGGTTCGGGCTGGTGCTGCTGGCCCAGTCGGTGACCGCGGACCTGGACATCCTCGGCTGTGCCCGCCCGGTGTGCGAGCACCTGAGCGAGCGGACGGGGGAGACCGTCACCGTCGCCGTGCTGGAGGGCGACGAAGCGGTCGTCGTCCACCAGCAGATCTCCGACGCTTCGGCGCTGAGCGTGGACTGGACCGGGCGGGCTACGCCGCTGCACGCGACGGCAGCGGGCAAGATCTTCCTGCTCCACATGCCGGAAGAACAGCGGCGGCGCCTGCTGAAGGGCCCGCTGCCCCGCTATACGGAGAACACGATCGTGGAGCCGAAGCGCCTGCTGGAGCACGTTCAGGAGATCCAGGAGACCGGATACGCCTGCACGATCGAGGAGCTGGAGGAGGGGCTGAACGCCGTCGGCGCCCCCATCTACGCTTCGGGCGGAGCGGTCGCGGGGGCGGTGACGATCTCCGGACCCGCCTTCCGGATGCCGCGGGAGTCGGTGCCGAAGCTGGGCGAGCTGGTCAAGGAGGCGGCGGCGGAGATCTCTCGCTGCCTGGGCTTCAAGGGCTGA
- a CDS encoding sulfatase — MAVERPNIIVIVSDTFRRDHLGAYGNLWIRTPNLDAFARSAVVFERHVISSFPTMPARADILTGTFSCTFMGWEPLPGHLPTLPGLLSRAGYLTMGIVDTPFFVRNGYGYDRGFDDFIWVRGQGDDTRPQERSDCRSTWRYESDRMVARTMTEAERWLERHHRERFFLYVDTWDPHEPWDAPEYYTRLYRPDYDGRRIYPAYGRWEEVGLSEEDVRVAHATYCGEVTMVDLWIGRLLSKLDVLGLRENTAVFFLSDHGFYFGEHGYFGKAEWVHDPDAVVSEDSVLPDWLSESWLLTVGWSPLYSELTRVPLIARVPGVSPGRRTTMTTHPDLAPTLLELAGVERPESMQGDSFLGVLRGEREEHRRFVISSWPLYFAEGELTTAVDSRPRRISSYMPLTVTTPERSLILGGPEDEPELYDLERDPQEKHNVWPGTSGEGIRLVEEAVSFLERLGTPQRHLTPRRAALEKLRAERSIGRTSPGAG; from the coding sequence ATGGCGGTGGAGCGCCCGAACATCATCGTCATAGTTTCGGACACGTTTCGGCGGGATCACCTGGGGGCTTATGGAAACCTCTGGATCCGGACGCCCAACCTGGATGCCTTCGCGCGCTCGGCGGTGGTCTTCGAGCGGCACGTGATCTCCTCCTTCCCCACCATGCCCGCCCGGGCGGACATCCTCACGGGGACCTTCTCCTGCACCTTCATGGGATGGGAACCGCTGCCCGGGCACCTGCCCACGCTGCCCGGGCTGCTCTCCCGGGCCGGGTACCTCACCATGGGGATCGTCGACACCCCCTTCTTCGTCCGGAACGGCTACGGCTACGACCGGGGGTTCGACGACTTCATCTGGGTCCGGGGACAGGGCGACGATACTCGGCCGCAGGAGCGCTCCGACTGCCGTTCCACCTGGCGCTACGAGTCCGACAGGATGGTGGCGCGCACCATGACCGAGGCCGAGCGCTGGCTCGAGCGGCACCACCGGGAGCGCTTCTTCCTCTACGTGGACACCTGGGACCCGCACGAGCCCTGGGACGCACCGGAGTATTACACCCGGCTCTACCGCCCGGACTACGACGGGCGCAGGATCTACCCGGCCTACGGGAGGTGGGAGGAGGTCGGGCTCTCCGAGGAGGACGTCCGGGTGGCCCACGCCACCTACTGCGGCGAGGTCACCATGGTCGACCTGTGGATCGGCCGGCTGCTCTCCAAGCTCGACGTTTTGGGGCTTCGGGAGAACACCGCCGTCTTCTTCCTCTCCGACCACGGCTTCTACTTCGGCGAGCACGGCTACTTCGGGAAGGCCGAGTGGGTGCACGACCCGGACGCGGTGGTCTCCGAGGACTCCGTACTGCCCGACTGGCTCTCCGAATCCTGGCTGCTCACCGTGGGGTGGTCTCCCCTCTACTCCGAGCTCACCCGGGTGCCGCTCATCGCCCGCGTCCCCGGAGTATCTCCCGGGCGCAGGACGACCATGACCACCCATCCAGACCTCGCCCCCACCCTGCTGGAGCTGGCAGGGGTGGAGAGGCCAGAGAGCATGCAGGGAGATTCCTTCCTCGGCGTGCTGCGCGGTGAGCGGGAGGAGCACAGGCGCTTCGTCATAAGTTCCTGGCCCCTGTACTTCGCCGAGGGTGAGCTCACCACCGCCGTGGACTCCAGGCCCCGGCGCATCTCGAGCTATATGCCGCTCACCGTCACCACCCCAGAGCGCTCGCTCATCCTCGGGGGGCCGGAGGACGAACCCGAGCTCTACGATCTCGAACGAGACCCGCAGGAGAAGCACAACGTCTGGCCCGGAACCTCCGGCGAGGGCATCCGGTTGGTCGAGGAGGCGGTCTCTTTCCTGGAGCGCCTCGGAACCCCGCAGCGACATCTGACGCCCCGGCGGGCGGCTCTGGAGAAGCTCCGCGCGGAACGCTCGATCGGACGCACCTCGCCGGGGGCGGGATAG
- a CDS encoding metallophosphoesterase family protein, which yields MRFFSRRPSVRVFFATDIHGSETCWRKFLNAGKHYQADVLVLGGDMTGKALVPVVEEGGRWRATLLENRYEFEGEDEVGEFEEAVRRRGYYPFRTTPEELAGLEADEKRREALFHEKMLGRIERWMRMADERLDGSVRCFVCPGNDDQFEVDEIVRAARRVELAEGRVVEFGDGYQMISTGWSNRTPWDTYREEDEEVLEERLRRMAKELEAPPEKTVYNLHCPPYGSGLDEAPEITPDMRPKDAGRSTVPVGSKAVRRIIEEGQPALSLHGHIHEARGSTRIGRTLCINPGSSYEQGQLLGAVVDLDGGKKVKRFVLTSG from the coding sequence ATGAGATTCTTCTCGCGCAGGCCGTCGGTGCGCGTCTTCTTCGCCACCGACATCCACGGGTCCGAGACCTGCTGGCGCAAGTTCCTCAACGCCGGCAAGCACTACCAGGCCGACGTGCTCGTTCTGGGCGGCGACATGACCGGCAAGGCGCTCGTTCCGGTCGTCGAGGAGGGGGGGCGCTGGCGGGCGACCCTGCTCGAGAACCGCTACGAGTTCGAGGGGGAGGACGAGGTCGGGGAGTTCGAGGAGGCCGTGCGGCGGCGCGGGTACTACCCCTTCCGGACCACCCCCGAGGAGCTCGCCGGACTCGAGGCCGACGAGAAGAGGCGTGAGGCTCTCTTCCACGAGAAGATGCTCGGCAGGATAGAGCGCTGGATGCGGATGGCCGACGAGCGGCTCGACGGGAGCGTCCGGTGCTTCGTGTGTCCCGGCAACGACGACCAGTTCGAGGTCGACGAGATCGTCCGCGCGGCGCGGCGGGTCGAGCTGGCCGAGGGGCGGGTCGTGGAGTTCGGGGACGGATACCAGATGATCTCCACCGGCTGGTCCAACCGGACCCCGTGGGACACCTACCGGGAGGAGGACGAGGAGGTTCTCGAGGAGCGGCTGCGCCGGATGGCGAAGGAGCTCGAGGCGCCCCCCGAGAAGACCGTCTACAACCTCCACTGTCCTCCCTACGGATCGGGCCTCGACGAGGCGCCCGAGATAACGCCCGACATGCGCCCCAAGGACGCCGGGCGCTCCACCGTCCCGGTCGGCTCCAAGGCCGTCCGGAGGATCATAGAGGAGGGACAGCCCGCCCTCTCGCTGCATGGCCACATCCACGAGGCGCGGGGCAGCACCCGCATCGGGCGCACCCTGTGCATCAACCCCGGGAGCTCCTACGAGCAGGGGCAGCTGCTCGGGGCCGTGGTGGATCTCGACGGTGGCAAAAAGGTCAAGCGTTTCGTGCTCACCAGCGGATAA
- a CDS encoding APC family permease has translation MAGEQTTGSSAGAGDLFQRRATGLLRGWSVRDAFIYAAFSINLITLGLFIFSYGPFIPEGSLVMAVVLSGLYLVFQAVTYASLIAVMPRAGGDYVWQSRILGGGIGFVLAVTGWWFILWHWVPIYANILNVQVLVPLSRIFGLGGAADFFNGATGLFVASLAVALLASLYISLGMRTYARIQKFCFYVGVVGLAVMLVLLLVHSRSDFVSAFNAQAGEVFGAGGNAYQQTIEAGSVSRPEVSFYPTLLLIPMVVFFNLWSNWGATLYGEVRGASDFRKNIYAMGGALLATTVVAAIMLLLFAKTFGWDFYYAANNAYWSGAENAPIPDWPYPGLFAAFFFDNPLLQALLVGVLSLWFFGWCGTVFLSSTRVVFATAFDRVLPEWVAKTSRNGVPYVALLLMLIPSIPISYLYAFGENFATYTLDATLVIAMTFFGSAVAAAVLPWRKPEIYNASPIARYTLFGIPLVTVAAVAFGIFLAFCLYQWVFRDVYGVNNPQSMIYMLILYAIAVVMYVGFRLLRRAQGIDLKMVYDEIPED, from the coding sequence ATGGCTGGCGAACAGACTACCGGTAGTAGTGCCGGTGCCGGGGATCTCTTCCAGCGGCGGGCCACCGGGCTCTTGCGCGGCTGGTCGGTGAGGGATGCCTTCATCTACGCTGCGTTCTCGATAAACCTCATCACGCTCGGGCTCTTCATCTTCTCCTACGGCCCCTTCATCCCGGAGGGATCGCTGGTGATGGCCGTGGTGCTCTCCGGGCTTTATCTGGTCTTCCAGGCCGTGACCTACGCTTCGCTCATAGCGGTCATGCCCCGGGCCGGCGGCGACTACGTGTGGCAGAGCCGGATTCTGGGCGGCGGCATCGGGTTCGTGCTGGCGGTGACGGGGTGGTGGTTCATCCTCTGGCACTGGGTGCCCATCTACGCCAACATCCTCAACGTGCAGGTTCTGGTGCCGCTCTCCCGGATCTTCGGCCTGGGAGGGGCGGCGGACTTCTTCAACGGGGCCACAGGGCTCTTCGTCGCCTCGCTCGCCGTGGCGCTCCTCGCCTCGCTGTACATCTCACTGGGGATGCGGACCTACGCCAGGATCCAGAAGTTCTGCTTCTATGTGGGGGTGGTGGGGCTCGCCGTGATGCTCGTGCTGCTCCTCGTCCACTCCCGCTCCGATTTCGTCTCCGCCTTCAACGCGCAGGCCGGCGAGGTCTTCGGGGCCGGCGGCAACGCCTACCAGCAGACCATCGAGGCCGGGAGCGTCAGCCGGCCGGAGGTGTCCTTCTACCCCACGCTGCTTCTGATCCCCATGGTCGTCTTCTTCAACCTGTGGTCCAACTGGGGGGCGACCCTCTACGGCGAGGTGCGCGGGGCCTCGGACTTCCGGAAGAACATCTACGCCATGGGCGGGGCGCTGCTCGCCACCACCGTGGTTGCGGCGATCATGTTGCTGCTCTTCGCCAAGACCTTCGGGTGGGACTTCTACTATGCGGCGAACAACGCCTACTGGTCCGGGGCCGAGAACGCCCCGATCCCCGACTGGCCCTACCCGGGGCTCTTCGCGGCCTTCTTCTTCGACAACCCTCTGCTGCAGGCGCTTCTCGTCGGGGTGCTTTCGCTGTGGTTCTTCGGGTGGTGCGGCACCGTCTTCCTCTCCTCCACCCGGGTGGTCTTCGCCACCGCCTTCGACCGGGTGCTCCCCGAGTGGGTCGCCAAGACCTCCAGAAACGGCGTTCCCTACGTGGCGCTGCTGCTCATGCTCATCCCCTCCATCCCCATCAGCTACCTGTACGCCTTCGGGGAGAACTTCGCCACCTACACCCTGGACGCCACGCTGGTGATCGCGATGACCTTCTTCGGGTCGGCCGTCGCCGCGGCCGTGCTGCCCTGGCGCAAGCCCGAGATCTACAACGCCTCCCCGATAGCCCGCTACACCCTCTTCGGGATACCGCTCGTCACGGTCGCCGCGGTGGCCTTCGGTATCTTTCTGGCCTTCTGCCTCTACCAGTGGGTCTTCCGCGACGTCTACGGGGTGAACAACCCGCAGTCCATGATCTACATGCTGATCCTCTACGCGATAGCCGTGGTCATGTACGTGGGTTTCAGGCTCCTGCGGCGGGCGCAGGGGATAGACCTGAAGATGGTCTACGACGAGATCCCGGAGGACTAG
- a CDS encoding sulfotransferase family protein codes for MASTQRRPLALWAVPRSVSTAFERVFVEREDFEVFHEPFSAAYYFGPERRSERFAGEKSREEHRYAAILEKILAPRDRPVFIKDMAYHVSPVMDEDFVCRFTNTFIIREPSQVLASLHRMWPDFTLEETGFEQLHRLWRLATEAGQEEPVIVDAHDLSSDAGATVRAYCEALGIPFDPEALSWKPRQVPEWRRWEEWHTEAQESTGIEELPREKASLPRELRGAYEHCLPYYRELHARRLRV; via the coding sequence ATGGCCTCAACGCAGAGACGCCCGCTGGCCCTCTGGGCGGTTCCCCGCTCGGTCTCCACGGCCTTCGAGCGGGTCTTCGTGGAGCGGGAAGACTTCGAGGTCTTCCACGAGCCCTTCTCGGCCGCCTACTACTTCGGACCGGAGCGCCGGAGCGAGAGGTTCGCCGGCGAGAAGTCCAGAGAGGAGCACCGCTACGCAGCGATCCTGGAGAAGATCCTCGCCCCCCGCGACCGTCCGGTGTTCATCAAGGACATGGCCTACCACGTATCCCCCGTCATGGACGAGGACTTCGTCTGTCGCTTCACCAACACGTTCATCATCCGCGAACCGAGCCAGGTGCTCGCCTCGCTGCACAGGATGTGGCCGGACTTCACGCTGGAGGAGACGGGCTTCGAACAGCTCCACCGCCTCTGGCGTCTGGCGACGGAGGCGGGGCAGGAGGAACCGGTGATCGTGGATGCCCACGATCTCTCCTCGGACGCCGGAGCCACCGTGCGGGCCTACTGCGAGGCCCTCGGGATACCGTTCGACCCGGAGGCCCTCTCCTGGAAGCCACGACAGGTGCCCGAGTGGCGCCGGTGGGAGGAGTGGCACACCGAGGCCCAGGAGAGCACGGGGATAGAGGAGCTTCCGCGGGAGAAGGCCTCGCTGCCGCGAGAGCTGCGCGGGGCCTATGAACACTGCCTGCCGTACTACCGCGAGCTCCACGCCCGCCGGTTGCGGGTTTAA